In the Topomyia yanbarensis strain Yona2022 chromosome 3, ASM3024719v1, whole genome shotgun sequence genome, one interval contains:
- the LOC131688518 gene encoding uncharacterized protein LOC131688518 isoform X2, whose translation MDCQMFLIVGDDRHRLKEGITLIGSAENDRYSVIRLQDGSVCPKHAAIRCTPTTRDAHVIDLCSHAGTLLTDDRVRSKRIPALEWHKIYGNKIKLAFGTTVCQLEISNGDRKSNISSASFFDGSIDSIDCSLDEAPQIRSRLVTTKQSNSSSSNTFGASAAIQEHSVSTSANNVSITRESFIVPSTQQIADRTSLVHNSTSAKESRNSVQQASVDDDDDLFYIPETQECIEQANESEIIGPISNTGVRDEKEDDFLPFETEDDENTGDGLFNNPYVEQSQDLVQNLEKSNKTNEHRKSIQPDRSVDSISFRGKLVPDETDEDLSKIEWNDSKATSTGKVGEEDVSKEREGSVTPDILFDRPESVRSLGLLIPQEGRVESVTPDLEFDRITPQQPDPTLARKLSLRKDSSESLKEPVLDIDDVRVESVTPDLDFEKKNPEEISEEDPYLQETQFLAPEPNPGVHASTSAYDLATQLDPLISGRESSKFQAPTTYDVLTQKLPGVKLNSTRSLQREIVIPVNDLRRNRKDISIRVNKEIELDPFLLATQPLPVDGLCDVYDLQTQPLGKHADDQVVVDDDNVNDTVPLLLPVPSPPPPPSDDIYDLQTQLLEAKGSYSSLPDDDPEMSKLFRPPVNSTCRQSVLVKQIDSHEEEQEKIMKTGQLNISPSSNKENQDEISQPDKIKLGVAKRKLSVLAPENEDTVELSQSDEEYCLAATMPITEAGNQSKESNTSTKKTSRKKGKSVSSKTGSAFKVPDNRSVTSSTKSSITSAPQTPHPQEGSGSEPFDFNTPEHPFLNVVKKEKILAVSDMLKSHTTVKTDNVTRKYKYIFGDSSDEDQEPNEPVFVKKDSKIQVMKYDKEEKAEVKKAKVNKIPERRSKRDKKKTERYSDDEEDSKSTRSAKSKSSRGSTRSIATDNTLKPKVDESVDYQPLKKLEESTKTRKRKAAEEPTVTVPVVSDSIAPKASKSKKSDIEAIEPKAGPSKSDEQPMTKRSSRLRRAATEEIKVSDPSKAVNKTVPTVEVSHDKKTDLAIRIRPSRRVATTVIGKLPTDADEDQAVSSASEAANTSASGSESSGTRKSSRAAKPRLMFTKMSPEPYRRMITRAASRKMQR comes from the exons TCGGTATGTCCTAAACATGCAGCTATTCGTTGCACCCCAACGACACGAGATGCCCACGTGATCGACCTGTGCTCCCACGCTGGCACGCTGCTAACGGATGACCGCGTTCGAAGCAAACGAATACCAGCCCTGGAATGGCATAAAATATATGGCAACAAAATAAAGCTTGCCTTCGGAACTACCGTATGCCAACTGGAGATATCCAATGGAGACCGGAAGTCTAATATCAGCTCTGCTTCTTTCTTTGACGGTTCCATCGATTCAATCGATTGTAGCCTGGAT GAAGCCCCACAGATACGATCCCGGCTTGTTACAACAAAACAATCCAATAGTAGTAGTAGTAACACGTTCGGTGCCAGTGCTGCCATTCAAGAACACAGCGTGTCGACATCAGCAAATAATGTATCCATCACACGAGAGAGCTTTATAGTTCCCTCAACGCAACAGATTGCCGATCGAACCAGTCTCGTACATAATTCCACGTCAGCTAAAGAATCTCGGAACAGTGTTCAACAGGCTAGCGTAGACGATGACGACGATCTGTTCTACATTCCGGAAACACAGGAATGTATCGAGCAAGCTAATGAGTCGGAGATTATTGGTCCAATCAGTAACACCGGTGTCCGTGACGAGAAGGAGGACGATTTTCTACCGTTCGAAACCGAGGACGATGAAAATACCGGTGATGGTCTTTTCAACAATCCTTACGTCGAACAGTCGCAAGATCTTGTACAGAATTTAGAGAAATCGAATAAAACGAACGAACACCGAAAATCTATTCAACCCGACCGTTCTGTCGATTCTATTTCGTTCCGCGgaaaactggtaccggatgaaaCCGATGAAGATTTAAGTAAAATCGAATGGAACGATTCGAAAGCTACCAGCACTGGTAAAGTTGGCGAGGAAGATGTCAGTAAGGAACGAGAGGGATCTGTTACTCCTGATATTTTATTTGACCGGCCAGAATCTGTGCGATCGTTAGGTTTACTGATACCCCAGGAAGGCCGCGTGGAATCTGTTACACCTGATCTTGAGTTTGATCGAATAACTCCACAGCAACCAGATCCGACCTTAGCTAGGAAGCTGTCGCTCAGAAAAGATTCATCCGAAAGCTTAAAGGAACCCGTGCTAGATATAGATGATGTACGGGTCGAGTCTGTAACACCTGATCTTgattttgaaaagaaaaatccGGAAGAG ATCTCTGAGGAAGACCCATATCTACAAGAAACACAATTCCTGGCTCCTGAACCCAACCCGGGCGTCCATGCATCGACCAGTGCCTATGACTTGGCTACCCAGTTAGATCCTCTAATCAGTGGTAGGGAATCATCTAAATTCCAAGCCCCTACCACTTACGATGTGCTCACCCAGAAATTGCCCGGTGTGAAACTAAACTCCACTCGATCTTTACAACGCGAAATTGTTATCCCAGTGAATGATTTGCGACGGAACAGGAAAGACATTTCGATTCGAGTCAACAAAGAGATTGAGCTGGATCCGTTCCTGCTTGCCACTCAACCACTGCCCGTGGATGGCTTATGTGACGTATACGATCTGCAGACGCAACCCCTAGGGAAGCACGCAGATGATCAAGTTGTAGTAGACGATGATAACGTAAATGATACGGTTCCATTGTTATTACCAGTcccatcaccaccaccaccacctagCGATGATATCTACGATTTGCAAACACAGCTACTGGAAGCCAAAGGTTCTTATAGCAGTTTACCCGATGATGATCCCGAAATGAGCAAGCTCTTCCGACCACCTGTTAACAGTACCTGCCGACAGTCGGTGCTAGTGAAGCAAATCGATTCCCACGAAGAGGAACaggaaaaaatcatgaaaactgGTCAGTTGAATATTTCTCCATCTTCCAACAAGGAAAATCAGGATGAGATAAGCCAGCCAGACAAGATAAAGTTGGGCGTTGCTAAAAGAAAACTGTCCGTTCTCGCGCCAGAGAACGAGGATACAGTGGAGCTTAGCCAATCGGACGAAGAGTACTGTCTAGCAGCAACGATGCCCATTACAGAAGCTGGTAATCAGag TAAAGAGAGCAACACATCAACCAAAAAAACCTCCCGCAAAAAGGGGAAAAGCGTCTCTTCGAAGACCGGATCCGCTTTCAAAGTACCTGATAACCGTAGCGTAACGTCCAGCACCAAAAGTTCGATTACAAGCGCACCGCAGACACCTCACCCACAAGAGGGCTCTGGTTCGGAACCGTTCGATTTTAATACCCCGGAGCATCCTTTCCTGAACGTGGTAAAGAAGGAGAAAATCTTAGCCGTATCAGATATGCTCAAAAGCCATACCACAGTGAAAACCGATAACGTGACGCGTAAGTACAAGTACATTTTTGGCGATAGTTCCGATGAGGATCAGGAACCGAATGAACCAGTGTTTGTAAAAAAAGACAGCAAAATACAAGTTATGAAATATGATAAAGAAGAGAAAGCCGAGGTAAAGAAAGCCAAGGTTAACAAGATTCCGGAGAGACGATCAAAGCGAGATAAAAAGAAGACTGAGCGATATTCTGATGATGAAGAGGACAGCAAGAGTACAAGGTCAGCAAAATCTAAGTCGAGCAGAGGAAGCACTCGAAGTATAGCCACTGATAATACTTTAAAACCGAAGGTTGATGAATCAGTCGATTATCAGCCGCTTAAGAAACTCGAAGAATCAACTAAAACCAGAAAGAGAAAAGCTGCTGAAGAACCTACTGTGACTGTTCCTGTCGTCTCAGATAGTATAGCCCCAAAAGCAAGCAAGTCTAAAAAATCTGACATTGAGGCAATCGAGCCGAAGGCCGGTCCTTCGAAATCCGACGAGCAACCTATGACGAAGCGCTCGAGTCGTCTCCGTCGAGCGGCAACAGAGGAGATCAAAGTAAGTGATCCATCTAAGGCAGTCAATAAAACTGTCCCTACCGTGGAGGTAAGTCATGACAAAAAAACCGACCTCGCTATACGCATCCGACCATCGAGACGAGTAGCGACAACAGTCATTGGTAAGCTTCCCACCGATGCAGATGAAGATCAAGCTGTATCGAGTGCCTCGGAAGCAGCCAACACCAGTGCTTCCGGTTCGGAGTCATCCGGTACCCGCAAATCGTCTCGGGCCGCAAAACCGCGCCTAATGTTCACGAAGATGAGTCCGGAACCGTACAGGCGCATGATAACGAGAG